A genomic segment from Kyrpidia tusciae DSM 2912 encodes:
- a CDS encoding YceD family protein, protein MKLMLHDLRGRPEGMAVCGRVSVDEVARRDRSVAAVEPVQVELEAREISPGVFQVDGTLKTRVAYRCSRCLTEFWEPLETPFHERFVRLPTPAGEWDQEDDMTPIESDEVDLAPYVEQALILALPWRPLCRPQCRGLCPECGANLNEGPCGCSDRATDPRWEKLGELWKGISGSSGGSG, encoded by the coding sequence ATGAAGCTGATGTTGCACGACCTCCGGGGACGCCCCGAAGGGATGGCGGTATGCGGCCGTGTTTCAGTGGACGAGGTGGCCCGTCGGGATCGCTCAGTTGCGGCGGTGGAACCCGTGCAGGTCGAGCTCGAGGCCCGGGAGATTTCCCCCGGCGTATTCCAAGTGGATGGAACCCTGAAAACGCGCGTGGCCTATCGGTGTTCCCGATGTTTGACGGAGTTTTGGGAACCTCTCGAAACACCCTTTCACGAGCGCTTCGTGCGGCTACCGACACCCGCCGGCGAGTGGGATCAAGAGGATGACATGACCCCCATTGAATCGGACGAGGTCGACCTCGCGCCCTATGTCGAGCAGGCCTTGATTCTGGCCCTGCCCTGGCGGCCGTTGTGTCGCCCGCAGTGTCGCGGGCTGTGTCCGGAATGTGGGGCCAATCTCAACGAGGGACCTTGCGGTTGCTCGGACCGGGCGACCGACCCGCGTTGGGAGAAACTGGGGGAATTATGGAAGGGGATATCTGGGTCCTCCGGTGGTTCCGGATGA
- the fabD gene encoding ACP S-malonyltransferase has protein sequence MWAWVFPGQGAQKVGMGKAVYDTYEEAKKTFQEADAALGFSLSDLCFNGPEEKLRQTTYTQPAILTASVAVWRVLEARGVRPDVAAGHSLGEYSALVAAGALDFADAVRVVHRRGQYMQEAVPAGGGTMAAVLQADRDTVTEVCAEVSREVGPVELANVNCPGQLVISGRTEAVQEAGKRLLERGAKRVLPLEVSGPFHSSLMKPAAQRLAEDLARVPLRDAICPVVSNIDAKPRRKADEIREALARQVAGPVLWEDGVRTMLAMGVTRVAEVGPGRVVSGLVRKVDRNVEILAAEDPDSLEALWNRWEAVKES, from the coding sequence ATGTGGGCGTGGGTGTTTCCGGGGCAGGGCGCTCAGAAGGTCGGGATGGGCAAAGCGGTGTATGATACATACGAGGAAGCGAAGAAAACGTTTCAGGAAGCGGACGCGGCGCTGGGCTTTTCGCTTTCGGACCTTTGTTTCAATGGGCCCGAAGAGAAGTTGCGGCAGACAACGTACACCCAACCGGCGATCTTGACGGCGAGTGTGGCCGTGTGGCGGGTTCTCGAGGCCCGGGGTGTGCGGCCGGACGTGGCGGCGGGGCACAGTCTGGGAGAGTACAGCGCCCTGGTGGCGGCGGGGGCGCTGGATTTTGCCGATGCGGTGCGGGTGGTACACCGGCGGGGCCAGTACATGCAAGAGGCGGTCCCGGCGGGTGGAGGGACGATGGCGGCGGTTCTTCAGGCCGACCGGGACACGGTGACCGAGGTCTGTGCGGAGGTCAGCCGGGAGGTTGGACCGGTGGAGTTGGCCAATGTCAACTGCCCGGGTCAATTGGTTATTTCAGGAAGGACCGAGGCGGTGCAGGAGGCCGGCAAGAGACTTTTGGAGCGGGGGGCGAAGAGAGTGCTTCCCCTGGAAGTCAGTGGACCTTTTCACAGTTCTTTGATGAAGCCTGCGGCCCAGCGGTTAGCCGAGGATTTGGCCCGTGTCCCCCTGCGGGACGCGATCTGCCCTGTGGTGAGCAATATCGACGCGAAACCGAGGCGCAAGGCGGATGAGATTCGCGAGGCGCTGGCTCGCCAGGTGGCGGGTCCGGTGTTGTGGGAAGACGGAGTGAGGACGATGCTCGCCATGGGGGTGACCCGGGTGGCAGAGGTGGGCCCAGGTCGGGTTGTGTCCGGGTTGGTTCGAAAAGTGGATCGGAATGTCGAGATCCTCGCGGCGGAGGATCCGGATAGTTTGGAAGCTTTGTGGAATCGCTGGGAGGCGGTGAAAGAATCGTGA
- the plsX gene encoding phosphate acyltransferase PlsX — protein sequence MKIAIDAMGGDQGPAAAVEGTVAAARRYPDLDLVVVGREEQVRPLLTDAPENVSFLHAEEVIAPEDEPVRAVRRKARSSIVTAARLVKEGSCDAMLSAGNTGALMTAGLLIVGRLQGVARPALAPILPTVRGKGVLVLDVGANMDPEPSHLVQYAVMGNVYAEKVLGIRRPSIGLLNVGTEAGKGNRLVKETYPLLSRSPLHFIGNVEARDVFAEACDVVVCDGFVGNVLLKTLEGVGLGVFVQLKEMFTTSGAGKLAAVLMHRGLKEFHRRMDYREYGGAPLLGLRGLVVKVHGASNGRAFEVAIGQTRKFVSEHVTDLMQKRLKETAFASGDHEGTRRAQEEG from the coding sequence GTGAAGATAGCCATTGATGCCATGGGCGGCGATCAGGGGCCTGCGGCGGCGGTGGAGGGGACTGTAGCCGCCGCACGCCGGTATCCGGATTTAGACCTGGTCGTCGTCGGACGGGAGGAACAGGTTCGACCGCTTTTAACGGACGCTCCGGAGAACGTGTCCTTTCTTCACGCCGAGGAGGTCATCGCCCCGGAGGACGAGCCGGTTCGGGCGGTTCGCCGCAAGGCGCGCTCTTCCATCGTCACCGCGGCCCGGCTGGTGAAAGAAGGCTCCTGTGACGCCATGTTGTCGGCGGGAAACACCGGCGCCCTGATGACCGCCGGTTTGTTAATTGTCGGCCGATTGCAGGGTGTCGCCCGGCCGGCCTTGGCGCCGATCTTGCCGACGGTGCGGGGAAAGGGCGTATTGGTCCTGGACGTGGGAGCGAATATGGACCCGGAGCCGAGCCACCTCGTTCAGTACGCCGTGATGGGGAATGTCTACGCGGAAAAAGTGTTGGGAATTCGTCGCCCGAGTATCGGTTTGCTCAATGTCGGGACCGAGGCGGGGAAAGGGAATCGCCTCGTCAAGGAAACCTACCCCCTATTGTCCCGGTCGCCGCTTCATTTTATCGGCAATGTCGAGGCCCGGGACGTTTTTGCTGAAGCCTGCGACGTCGTGGTGTGTGACGGCTTCGTGGGCAACGTCCTCTTGAAAACCCTGGAGGGTGTGGGACTCGGGGTATTTGTGCAATTGAAGGAGATGTTTACCACATCGGGGGCGGGAAAGTTGGCGGCAGTTTTGATGCACCGCGGGTTGAAGGAGTTTCACCGGCGGATGGATTACCGGGAGTATGGGGGGGCGCCCTTGCTCGGTTTACGCGGGTTGGTGGTCAAGGTCCACGGGGCCTCCAATGGCCGGGCTTTCGAGGTGGCGATCGGCCAGACTCGAAAGTTTGTATCGGAACACGTCACCGACCTCATGCAGAAGCGGTTGAAGGAGACGGCATTTGCCAGTGGAGATCACGAAGGAACGCGTCGAGCGCAGGAGGAGGGATGA
- a CDS encoding SepM family pheromone-processing serine protease, with the protein MRRVVRRLWKNYKGWVLALAVLVVLALVPLPYYLFMPGSADPVEPVVTVQGGHKDERGKLLLTTVYSLPVSNVYLLAYGLVTGSEIEPKNQATFGLNDADYEVLMKQMMEGSQNSAVVAALRYLGKPVQVVQKGVEVRGILPNSAAQGILHQGDVITAVDGQAVANQDQLVRDIKSRSPGQTVRLAVKRGNAALELTVPLIQLSGSTGQDAPQTGLGVQVVTVQKVESPVRVDFQTGNIGGPSAGLMFALEIVNQLMPGDLTKGHIIAGTGTIDVDGRVGQIGGVEHKVVAAERAGAEVFFVPADALPQDHNQRDAEAAARRIGAKMRIIPVHTLAEAVMFLQSLPVKPSSSNR; encoded by the coding sequence ATGAGGCGGGTCGTCCGCAGGTTGTGGAAAAACTACAAGGGATGGGTGTTGGCTCTGGCGGTGCTGGTGGTGCTCGCCTTGGTTCCGCTGCCCTATTACTTGTTTATGCCGGGATCCGCCGACCCGGTGGAGCCTGTTGTCACCGTGCAAGGAGGCCACAAGGACGAGCGGGGAAAGCTGCTGCTGACCACCGTATACTCGCTTCCGGTGAGCAATGTCTATCTCCTCGCCTACGGTTTGGTGACCGGGAGCGAAATTGAGCCGAAAAACCAGGCGACCTTCGGTTTGAATGATGCCGATTATGAAGTGTTGATGAAACAGATGATGGAAGGGTCTCAAAATAGCGCGGTGGTCGCCGCCCTCCGGTACCTCGGCAAACCCGTGCAGGTGGTGCAGAAGGGAGTTGAAGTTCGCGGGATTCTTCCCAATTCCGCAGCCCAGGGTATCCTCCACCAAGGGGACGTAATTACCGCTGTGGATGGCCAGGCGGTGGCGAACCAAGACCAACTGGTGCGGGACATAAAAAGTCGTTCTCCGGGCCAGACGGTCCGCCTCGCCGTCAAGCGGGGCAATGCTGCTCTGGAGTTGACAGTCCCTTTGATCCAGCTTTCGGGGAGCACGGGGCAGGATGCGCCCCAGACGGGCCTCGGAGTTCAGGTGGTCACTGTGCAGAAGGTCGAATCGCCTGTGCGGGTGGATTTTCAGACCGGGAATATCGGTGGACCTTCAGCGGGCCTGATGTTCGCCCTTGAAATTGTGAATCAGCTTATGCCCGGGGACCTGACAAAAGGGCATATTATTGCAGGAACCGGGACGATTGACGTCGATGGCCGAGTCGGTCAAATTGGCGGGGTCGAACACAAAGTGGTGGCCGCTGAACGGGCCGGAGCGGAGGTCTTTTTCGTTCCCGCCGACGCTCTGCCCCAAGACCACAATCAGCGAGACGCCGAGGCGGCAGCTCGTCGGATCGGCGCCAAGATGCGAATTATTCCTGTCCACACGTTGGCCGAGGCCGTGATGTTCTTGCAGTCTCTTCCGGTCAAGCCGTCAAGTTCTAACCGTTGA
- the fapR gene encoding transcription factor FapR, which translates to MAVRNRRERQTALQALLEGNPFLTDEEIAARFGVSVQTIRLDRMALGIPEVRERIRAVARKRLEGPRSLDTGELIGELIELELNRMAISIFEVGEDHVFYRTRIARGHHLFAQANSLAVAVIDAPVALTAAADVRFIRPAYLGERLVAKAVVRQKKRDLAQVDVWTRSGDDRVFEGRFLVVQPRGEREGVAGSGEDSH; encoded by the coding sequence GTGGCTGTTCGCAATCGAAGGGAAAGGCAGACGGCGTTGCAAGCGCTGCTGGAGGGCAACCCTTTTCTCACAGATGAGGAGATTGCCGCGCGGTTCGGGGTGAGCGTGCAGACGATCCGATTGGACCGCATGGCCCTCGGGATTCCCGAAGTCCGGGAAAGGATCCGGGCAGTGGCAAGAAAACGGCTGGAAGGACCGCGTTCCCTGGATACCGGTGAGTTGATCGGCGAATTGATCGAACTCGAACTGAACCGAATGGCGATCTCCATCTTTGAAGTGGGAGAAGATCACGTTTTTTACCGGACGCGCATCGCCCGGGGACATCATCTTTTTGCCCAGGCGAACTCGTTGGCCGTGGCGGTGATCGACGCTCCGGTGGCGCTCACGGCGGCGGCAGACGTGCGGTTTATTCGCCCAGCTTATCTAGGGGAACGGTTGGTGGCCAAAGCCGTGGTGAGACAGAAAAAACGCGATCTCGCCCAGGTGGACGTATGGACCCGTTCGGGGGACGATCGTGTGTTTGAAGGGCGATTTCTGGTGGTGCAGCCCCGCGGGGAACGGGAAGGAGTGGCCGGTAGCGGTGAAGATAGCCATTGA
- a CDS encoding ATP-dependent DNA helicase RecG produces the protein MERDPRAWQDPLARPVTFLPGVGPRRARALESLGIRSIGDLLYHYPFRYEDLRLRRPGEWEDGRRVAVEGTVAGKPRVSRGGRVPVVAVPMDVQGIRIHAVWFRQAYVLERLTRYRRWRLAGRWQAARRSLVVEHMEPVSEGGAGHSVHAGRIVPVYQTSGDLRPKWLRTWIASALKEAEPHLVDPLPWRWRAKLGLMDKAEALREIHFPRDWERLGRARERLVYEECLRFQLPLQCARWRQKSRRAPALRLTRREWEEFLAALPFSPTEGQRRVLRAVAAEIAGHAPMRRLILGDVGSGKTVIAAAALFAAAMSGGQGVLLAPTEILAEQHARTLSGWFAGFSFPVWLLTGGTDRAERTRCFADISAGRPGILVGTHAVLGHVPYSALRVAVCDEQQRFGVVQRMALLRPNESIHLLSMSATPIPRTLAMALFGDVDVSFLPARPETPGRRVTRWLPLEREEEVVLELRQRLSRGERAYVVAPAIGRPGEQPESKKDVLSLFDWFREQLAGFAVGLLHGRMSPGEKERVMRAFAEGAIQALVATTVVEVGVDVPEATMMVIYHAERFGLSQLHQLRGRIGRSGQDAVCFVLTGPLTDIARQRIEAFQAVNDGYLLAKKDLELRGPGDWAGLAQSGWPDFALFDPIRDEIWMRRAKHHAHHLVRSREFWLLPEFASLREGLAVSGEGIH, from the coding sequence ATGGAGAGGGATCCCCGCGCTTGGCAGGACCCGCTCGCCCGGCCGGTTACGTTCTTGCCTGGCGTCGGCCCCCGGAGGGCCAGGGCTTTGGAGAGTTTGGGGATTCGGTCAATTGGCGATCTCCTTTATCATTATCCCTTTCGTTATGAGGATCTCCGTCTTCGCCGTCCTGGAGAGTGGGAAGACGGCCGCCGGGTGGCGGTGGAAGGGACTGTGGCGGGGAAGCCCCGGGTGAGCAGAGGTGGGCGGGTCCCGGTGGTGGCGGTGCCGATGGACGTTCAAGGAATTCGCATTCATGCGGTCTGGTTTCGTCAGGCTTATGTCCTTGAACGGTTGACTCGTTATCGGCGATGGCGGTTGGCGGGCCGGTGGCAGGCCGCCCGGCGCAGCCTGGTGGTGGAACATATGGAGCCGGTATCCGAGGGCGGCGCTGGTCATTCTGTCCACGCGGGCAGGATTGTGCCCGTGTACCAAACCAGCGGGGATCTCCGTCCCAAATGGCTGCGTACGTGGATCGCGTCCGCCTTGAAAGAAGCTGAGCCCCATCTCGTCGATCCCCTGCCGTGGCGCTGGAGGGCGAAACTGGGCCTCATGGACAAAGCCGAGGCCCTGCGAGAGATTCACTTTCCCCGGGACTGGGAGCGACTTGGTCGGGCCCGGGAAAGATTGGTATACGAAGAATGCCTCAGGTTTCAGCTTCCGCTCCAGTGTGCCCGGTGGAGGCAGAAAAGCCGACGGGCCCCGGCCCTCAGACTGACCCGGAGGGAGTGGGAAGAATTTTTGGCGGCTCTTCCGTTTTCTCCCACGGAAGGGCAGCGGCGGGTGTTGCGGGCGGTGGCGGCGGAGATCGCCGGACATGCTCCCATGCGCCGGCTCATCCTCGGCGACGTCGGTTCCGGGAAGACGGTGATCGCGGCCGCCGCTCTCTTTGCGGCGGCGATGAGCGGCGGACAAGGGGTATTGTTGGCTCCCACAGAAATTCTGGCCGAGCAACACGCCCGCACGTTGTCTGGTTGGTTCGCGGGCTTTTCTTTTCCAGTTTGGCTGTTAACGGGAGGGACCGACCGGGCCGAACGCACCCGATGCTTTGCCGATATTTCCGCCGGCCGCCCGGGGATCCTCGTGGGAACCCATGCGGTGCTCGGCCATGTCCCGTACTCCGCTCTTCGGGTGGCCGTGTGTGATGAGCAGCAGCGATTCGGGGTCGTGCAGCGGATGGCCCTGCTGCGGCCAAACGAGTCTATCCACCTGTTGTCCATGTCGGCAACGCCGATTCCGCGTACGTTGGCCATGGCCCTTTTTGGCGATGTCGACGTCTCCTTTTTACCTGCTCGCCCTGAAACCCCAGGCCGGCGCGTCACTCGGTGGCTGCCGCTGGAGCGGGAAGAAGAGGTCGTCCTTGAACTGCGTCAGCGATTGAGTCGGGGTGAGCGGGCATACGTGGTGGCTCCGGCGATCGGAAGGCCGGGTGAACAGCCGGAATCGAAAAAAGATGTCCTTTCTCTGTTCGACTGGTTTCGGGAACAATTGGCGGGGTTTGCCGTCGGCTTGTTGCACGGGCGCATGTCTCCCGGGGAAAAAGAACGGGTGATGCGGGCTTTTGCGGAGGGCGCTATACAGGCTTTGGTGGCGACAACCGTCGTGGAGGTGGGCGTCGACGTTCCCGAGGCCACGATGATGGTGATTTATCACGCTGAACGATTTGGCCTCAGCCAGTTGCATCAGTTGCGCGGACGAATCGGCCGGTCGGGGCAGGATGCGGTGTGTTTTGTCCTAACGGGGCCCCTGACGGACATCGCTCGTCAGCGGATCGAGGCCTTTCAAGCGGTGAATGATGGATACTTATTGGCCAAAAAAGATCTGGAGCTGCGGGGGCCGGGGGATTGGGCGGGTCTGGCCCAGAGCGGTTGGCCAGATTTCGCACTTTTCGACCCGATTCGAGATGAAATCTGGATGCGCCGGGCCAAACACCATGCCCACCATCTTGTGCGGAGCCGAGAATTCTGGCTTTTGCCGGAGTTTGCCTCCCTGCGGGAAGGACTGGCCGTCAGCGGTGAAGGGATCCACTGA
- a CDS encoding DAK2 domain-containing protein: protein MEDRRLDGQTLVRALEAAGRRLNEAGPTINRLNVFPVPDADTGTNLSLTFDAGLRALAEHPASGAAEVLSRFAKGLIFGARGNSGVILSQFFLGLAGSLRGEVELSLPKWSEAWNHGAEAAYRAVQKPVEGTMLSIARDTARAWIDGSSEGWEAAARAAVAAAESVLEGGAPDPSGRRQPGVVDSGALGFAVILDAFVETLAGVSLPWEADIAVVAKGRREDRMAVSSASMDEALSIECRRDESGAGYGYCTECLIQVAGRGESMTARLEQSLSGLGDSLLVVQVDEWIKVHIHSFHPGTVLERCLSFGPLDRIKIDNMQMQVNQEPKSSEVAPASPQPRSTVPRRSLVAAVDDEGAARLFEGAGVPAVVLSEVGGKSGAVSVLSRVVQETGSAETAVLVCQSRSEADVKRALRTLGTGVLRVIRAGSVPEGLAAACVFEPTRPLDENERRMKEAMARVRSGFIRKVSHSGPLRPGARSGLYEGMVDGQVVAVGETISPVLLGLIERLGVEEAELVTVIWGKRVSAQEERAVREQVSVKFPNLSFEWLRGDETTYDAVVGVE from the coding sequence TTGGAGGACAGGCGATTGGACGGGCAGACGCTCGTCCGGGCATTGGAGGCGGCGGGGCGGCGATTGAATGAGGCAGGACCGACCATCAACCGCCTGAATGTCTTTCCCGTTCCCGATGCGGACACGGGGACAAACTTATCGTTGACGTTTGATGCTGGGCTCCGGGCGTTGGCTGAACATCCTGCCTCGGGAGCGGCTGAAGTGCTCAGTCGATTCGCCAAAGGGCTGATCTTCGGTGCGAGGGGTAACTCCGGCGTCATTCTTTCACAGTTTTTTCTAGGTCTGGCCGGCAGCCTCCGGGGGGAAGTGGAGCTGTCCCTCCCCAAGTGGAGTGAGGCGTGGAATCACGGGGCGGAAGCAGCCTACCGGGCAGTGCAGAAACCGGTGGAAGGTACGATGCTCAGCATTGCCCGGGATACGGCCCGGGCTTGGATAGACGGATCCAGCGAGGGCTGGGAGGCAGCCGCCCGGGCGGCTGTTGCCGCGGCGGAATCGGTGCTTGAGGGGGGAGCCCCGGATCCTTCGGGGCGTCGCCAACCGGGGGTGGTGGATTCCGGTGCCCTCGGTTTTGCCGTGATACTCGATGCTTTTGTTGAAACGCTCGCCGGAGTATCGTTGCCGTGGGAGGCGGACATCGCGGTTGTGGCCAAGGGACGGCGGGAAGACCGCATGGCAGTATCCTCCGCCTCGATGGACGAAGCCCTCTCAATCGAATGCCGGCGGGATGAAAGCGGCGCCGGTTACGGCTATTGCACCGAGTGTTTGATCCAAGTCGCCGGGCGAGGGGAATCGATGACCGCCCGGCTCGAACAGTCGTTGTCCGGGCTCGGGGACTCCTTGCTCGTGGTCCAGGTGGACGAGTGGATCAAAGTACACATTCATAGTTTTCACCCGGGGACGGTTTTAGAGCGTTGTTTGTCCTTTGGCCCCCTTGATCGGATCAAGATTGACAATATGCAAATGCAAGTGAACCAAGAGCCCAAATCCTCGGAAGTTGCCCCAGCCAGTCCCCAGCCGCGATCTACGGTTCCCCGGCGTTCTCTGGTTGCGGCGGTGGACGACGAAGGAGCGGCTCGATTGTTTGAAGGGGCGGGCGTTCCCGCTGTCGTTCTCTCGGAAGTGGGCGGGAAATCCGGGGCGGTGTCTGTGTTATCTCGGGTTGTACAAGAGACCGGGAGTGCGGAGACGGCGGTTTTGGTGTGTCAGAGCCGGTCCGAAGCAGATGTCAAACGGGCCCTGCGTACGCTGGGAACCGGGGTGCTTCGTGTGATTCGCGCCGGCAGTGTTCCGGAAGGCTTGGCGGCCGCTTGTGTGTTCGAGCCCACCCGCCCTTTGGACGAGAATGAACGCCGGATGAAGGAGGCCATGGCCAGGGTCCGCTCGGGATTCATCCGGAAAGTTTCTCATTCCGGGCCCTTGCGACCCGGTGCGCGGTCCGGCCTTTATGAGGGAATGGTGGACGGCCAAGTGGTGGCGGTGGGTGAAACCATTTCTCCCGTTCTCCTTGGTTTGATAGAACGCCTCGGAGTTGAAGAGGCCGAATTGGTCACGGTGATCTGGGGAAAGCGGGTGAGTGCTCAGGAGGAGAGGGCGGTCCGAGAACAGGTGTCCGTCAAGTTTCCGAACCTCTCTTTTGAATGGCTTCGGGGAGATGAAACGACTTACGACGCTGTGGTGGGTGTGGAGTGA
- the coaD gene encoding pantetheine-phosphate adenylyltransferase, translating to MITAIYPGSFDPITMGHLDIIERGAQIFDAVVVAVLENPHKSALFAVEERKQLIERSVEGFDNVRVETFMGLLVDYLKQRGARVVIRGLRAVSDFEFELQNATMNRKLWPWAETFFMPTSTNYSYLSSSIVKEIAKYGGDVSGLVPPHVEEALRAKYRP from the coding sequence ATGATCACAGCCATTTATCCGGGAAGTTTTGATCCGATCACCATGGGGCACTTGGACATCATTGAACGCGGCGCCCAGATATTTGACGCCGTCGTGGTTGCAGTGTTAGAAAATCCGCACAAGAGTGCTCTATTCGCGGTTGAAGAAAGAAAGCAATTGATCGAACGGTCTGTCGAGGGATTCGATAACGTGCGGGTGGAGACCTTCATGGGTCTTTTGGTCGATTACCTCAAACAAAGGGGCGCCAGGGTGGTGATTCGGGGACTTCGAGCTGTTTCCGATTTTGAGTTCGAGCTGCAAAATGCCACCATGAACCGTAAGTTGTGGCCTTGGGCGGAAACATTTTTTATGCCGACAAGCACCAATTACTCTTATCTCAGTTCAAGTATTGTGAAAGAAATCGCGAAGTACGGCGGCGATGTGTCAGGCTTGGTGCCGCCCCACGTAGAGGAGGCGCTCCGGGCCAAATACCGGCCTTAG
- the rsmD gene encoding 16S rRNA (guanine(966)-N(2))-methyltransferase RsmD, whose amino-acid sequence MRVVAGELGGRPLAGVPGRGTRPTADRVKEAMFSILGGSLDGGWALDAFAGTGALGIEALSRGAERAVFIEKSPAALRVLRGNLKRLGLDARCRVLPMDVRVALHRLNALIPVAGVSGQAMAFRWVFFDPPYKMAGAVDLLGELDRLGLVEAGAVAVVETSAQTAVPDKIGMWIHWKRSTYGDTALTFYRKESTE is encoded by the coding sequence ATGCGGGTCGTCGCCGGAGAGCTGGGTGGCCGCCCACTGGCTGGCGTGCCGGGCCGAGGGACGCGTCCCACCGCCGATCGGGTCAAAGAAGCGATGTTCAGTATCCTGGGCGGCAGCCTGGACGGGGGATGGGCGCTGGATGCCTTTGCCGGCACCGGAGCTCTTGGTATCGAGGCCTTGAGCCGGGGGGCGGAGCGGGCCGTTTTCATCGAAAAATCCCCGGCGGCCCTCCGGGTTTTACGGGGCAACCTGAAACGCCTTGGGTTGGATGCGCGTTGCCGGGTTTTGCCGATGGACGTCCGGGTCGCCTTGCACAGGTTGAATGCCCTGATACCGGTCGCCGGAGTTTCGGGCCAGGCGATGGCGTTTCGCTGGGTGTTTTTTGATCCCCCGTACAAAATGGCCGGGGCGGTGGATCTACTCGGGGAGTTGGACCGCCTGGGATTGGTGGAAGCGGGGGCTGTGGCCGTGGTGGAGACTTCCGCACAAACGGCGGTTCCAGATAAGATCGGGATGTGGATCCATTGGAAGCGATCGACCTATGGCGATACCGCCCTGACGTTTTATCGAAAGGAGTCGACAGAATGA
- the rpmF gene encoding 50S ribosomal protein L32, protein MAVPFRKTSKRRKRLRRTHYKLLVPGMTPCPQCGEPKLSHRVCPTCGYYKGRRVAEGK, encoded by the coding sequence GTGGCTGTTCCGTTTCGAAAAACGTCGAAAAGGCGTAAACGTTTGCGTCGGACGCACTATAAACTGTTGGTGCCGGGCATGACCCCCTGCCCGCAGTGTGGCGAGCCGAAGTTGTCCCATCGGGTTTGCCCGACTTGCGGTTACTATAAAGGGCGACGGGTGGCGGAAGGGAAGTAA
- a CDS encoding patatin-like phospholipase family protein, giving the protein MGRPRIGLALGAGSARGFAHIGVLQVLEEHRIPIDLMAGTSMGALVGSLYASGIGPGDLGKLACSLPRRSWVDPAVPKMGLVLGDKITEVVRFLTKGMALEQMSPPLWVVATDLEAGQRVVFRKGPAFRAVRASISIPGIFVPVVSEGRLLVDGGVIERVPVRTAREMGADVVVAVDVGKGQAGPVRHIFDVILQSIDIMERQIVDVRLPEADVVIQPDLGAIGSTAFSQAEAMIERGREAALHMIPRIRELMGSADGEDGSTAEGA; this is encoded by the coding sequence GTGGGAAGACCCAGGATCGGGCTGGCCCTGGGGGCAGGGAGTGCCCGGGGGTTCGCTCATATCGGAGTGTTGCAAGTGCTGGAGGAGCATCGGATTCCCATCGATCTGATGGCGGGGACCAGTATGGGCGCCTTGGTCGGGTCGTTGTACGCCTCGGGGATCGGACCCGGGGATCTCGGAAAGCTGGCGTGTTCACTCCCGCGCCGATCGTGGGTGGACCCGGCCGTCCCAAAGATGGGACTGGTTTTGGGGGACAAAATCACGGAGGTGGTCCGGTTTCTAACCAAGGGGATGGCTTTGGAACAGATGTCGCCGCCGTTATGGGTGGTGGCGACAGATCTGGAGGCGGGCCAGAGGGTGGTATTTCGGAAAGGCCCGGCCTTTCGGGCCGTTCGCGCAAGCATTTCGATTCCCGGAATCTTTGTTCCGGTGGTATCCGAAGGGCGCCTGTTGGTGGATGGAGGGGTGATTGAACGGGTGCCGGTGCGTACCGCCAGGGAAATGGGGGCGGATGTGGTGGTGGCCGTGGACGTGGGAAAGGGCCAAGCCGGGCCTGTCCGCCATATTTTCGATGTCATTCTTCAAAGTATCGACATCATGGAACGACAGATTGTGGACGTCCGCCTTCCCGAGGCGGATGTCGTTATTCAACCGGATCTGGGAGCCATCGGTTCCACGGCTTTCAGCCAGGCTGAGGCGATGATCGAACGGGGGCGGGAGGCGGCGCTCCACATGATTCCCCGGATTCGGGAGTTGATGGGCAGCGCGGACGGGGAGGACGGATCGACGGCGGAGGGGGCGTGA